The Halorussus rarus genome includes the window GGCTCAGGTCGTGGACGACGGTCACGTCGTCGAGGTCTTCGGCGGCGGTGTCCTCGAGGTCGACGATGTACCGCTCCTCGGTCGACCTGGCCGAGACGGTCGCGGTCGGGAGCGCGAGGCCGGCGAGCGCGGCGCCCGACCCCTTCAGGAACGAGCGACGGTTGGTTTCATCCACCATAACGCGGCCATAAAACCCGCCCGGCTTAAATTTATTGTAGGGGAGGAGAGTTTATCATTTTGCTCGAATTTGGGAGACAGAAACGCGGCGGGAGTGCGACCAGGGCGGAGAGCCGGGCGCAGACATCGAGGGGACGTAACGAGCGCAGACGTCGACGGAGGACAAACGCACCCAGAGCGAGTACGTAGAAGCAGTGCGGACGGCAGAACGGCGAGAAGTACGGTCCGGGAGCCACCGCGACCGGTCGCGGCCCTAGAACCCCTTGCCCATCAGTTCGCGCGCGATGATGTTCTTCTGGATCTCGGTCGTGCCCTCGTAGATCTGGGTGATCTTGGCGTCGCGGTAGAACCGCTCGACCGGGAAGTCGTTGACGTAGCCCGCCCCGCCGTGGATCTGGACCGCCTCGTCTGCGACGTCGACGGCCACGCGGGAAGCGAACTCCTTGGCCATGCTGGCGAGCTTCGTGATGTCCTCGCCCTGGTCGACGCTCCAGGCGGCCTTGTACGTCAGGTTGCGCGCGGCCTCGGTCCGGGTGTGCATGTCCGCGAGCTTGTGCTGGATGGCCTGGAAGTCGCCGATGGGCCGGCCGAACTGCTCGCGCTCCTCGGCGTAGGAGAGCGCGGCCTCGCAGGCGCCCTTGGCGATGCCGACGCCCTGGGCGGCGACCGCGGTTCGGGTCTCGTCGAAGAACTGCATCTGCTGGAGGAAGCCCATGCCCTGGGTGCCGATGAGGTTGTCCTCGGGCACGCGCACGTCGTCGAGGATGAGCTCGGCCGTGTCGGAGGCCCGGATGCCGAGCTTGCCGGTGATCTTGTCGGCCTCGAAGCCGTCGCGGTCGGACTCGACGACGATCTGGCTGAAGCCGTTGTACCGGCCGTCGGCGTCGGGGTCGGTCTGGCAGAGCACGACGAAGTAGTCGCCGATCGAGCCGTTGGTGATCCACATCTTGTTTCCGTTTATTACCCATTCATCGCCGTCCTTCTCGGCCCGGGTCGAGACCGACGAGACGTCCGAGCCGGTGTCGGGTTCCGAGATGGCCGCGCCCATGATGGCGTCGCCGGCCGCGACCGGCGAGAGGAACCGCTCCTTCTGGTCGTCGGTGCCGAACTCCATGATGGCGTGGGCGCCGAACGACGCCGAGGTGACACAGAGGCCGATGCCGGGGTCGACCGAGAACAGTTCCTCGGTGATGATGGCCGACTCGAGGTTGTTGTAGCCCGCGCCGCCGTACTCCATCGGGATGATCGAGCCCAGCATCCCCATCTCGGCGGCCTTGTCCATGACCTCGTGGGGGTACTCCTCCTCGACGTCGTACTCCTGGGCGACCGGTTCGATCTCGTTCTCGGCGAATCGCCGCACTTCCTCGCGGATCTGCTTCTGTTCGTCGGAGAGTCCGAAGTCCATGTCTCCGAGTTGACCAGCCATCACTAAATCTCTTCGTAACCGTGAGTAAACTCGTCCGGAGTTTCTAACCTGCGATAGGGAAACGTTCAAACGCCCGGCAACCGACCCCACGAACATGGAGGTCGAAGATATCAACACCGTCGCGGTTCTCGGAGCGGGCAACATGGGCCACGGCATCGCCGAAGTCGCGGCCCTCGCCGGGTACGAGGTCGTCCTGCGCGACATCAAGGAGGAGTTCGTCCAGAACGGCTACGACCAGATCGAGTGGAGCCTCGGGAAGCTGGCCGAGAAGGACCAGCTCACCGACGAGGAGGCCGACGCGGCCCTCGACCGCGTGACGCCCGTCGTCGACTTCGAGGAGGCGGTCTCGGACGCAGACTTCGTCATCGAGGCCGTGCCCGAGAAGATGGACATCAAGAAGGACGTGTACGGCGAGCTCGAGGAGTACGCCCCCGACGAGGCGGTGTTCGCCACCAACACCTCCAGCCTCTCGATCACCGAGCTCTCGGAGGTCACCGAGCGCCCCGAGCGGTTCTGCGGGATGCACTTCTTCAACCCGCCGGTCCGGATGCAGCTCGTCGAGGTCATCTCGGGCGCCCACACCGACGACGAGGTGCTGGACCTGACCGAGGACCTCGCCGAGTCGATGGGCAAGACGCCCGTGCGAGTGCGCAAGGACAGCCCCGGATTCATCGTGAACCGCGTGCTCGTTCCCCTGATGAACGAGGCGGCCTGGATGGTCGAGTCGGGCGACTACACCATCGAGGAGGTCGACAGCGCGACCAAGTTCGACATGGGCCTGCCGATGGGGAGCTTCGAGCTCGCCGACCAGGTCGGCATCGACGTGGGCTACCACGTCCTCGAGTACATGCACGAGGTGCTGGGCGACGCCTACGAGCCGTGCCCGCTCCTCGCGGAGAAGGTCGAGGCCGAGAAGCTCGGCAAGAAGTCCGGCGAGGGCTTCTACGACTACGAGAACGGCGGCGCCGACATCCCGACCGACGCCGGGAGCGAGGACGCGGTCCGCCGGCTCCAGGCCGTGATGGCCAACGAGGTCGCCAAGCTGGTCGAGAACGACGTCTCGGACCCCGACGCCATCGACGAGGCCGTGATGCTGGGCGCGGGGTTCCCCGACGGCCCGGCGAAGCTGGCCGACGAGACCGGCCTCGCCGCGCTGGTCGACGCGCTCGACGACCTCCGCGAGGAGACCGGCGCCGAGCGCTACGAGGTCGCGGACTACCTCCGAGAGGCCGCCGAGGAGGGCGGCTTCTACGGCGGCGACGAGGAGGGCGAGGAGGGCGCGTACGACTACGACGCCATCCGGGTCGAGAAGCCCGGCGAGATGGTCGGCAAGGTCGTGCTCGACCGGCCCCACCGGATGAACACCGTCAGCGAGGAACTGCTGGACGAACTCGGCGACGCGGTCGACGCCCTGACCGAGGACGACGAGGTGCGCGCGCTGCTGGTCGTCGGCGAGGGCGACAAGGCGTTCTCGGCGGGCGCCGACGTCCAGAGCATGGCCGCCGGCGGGGGCGACCCCCTCGCGTCGGTCGAGCTCTCGAAGAAGGGCCAGGACACCTTCGGCAAGCTCGAGGCCTGCCCGATGCCCGTCGTGGCGGGCATCGACGGCTACTGCCTCGGCGGCGGGATGGAGATGGCGACCTGCGCGGACATGCGGATCGCCACCGACCGCTCGGAGTTCGGCCAGCCCGAGCACAACCTCGGCCTGCTCCCCGGCTGGGGCGGCACCCAGCGGCTGAAGCACGTCGTCGGCGAGGGCCGCGCCAAGGAGATCATCTTCACCGCCGACCGCTTCGAGGCCGACACCATGGCGGAGTACGACTTCGTCAACGAGGTCGTCTCGCCCGACGAGTTCGAGGACCGGGCGTTCGAGCTGGCGGCCGACCTCGCGGCCGGCCCGCCCATCGCCCAGAAGTTCACCAAGCGCGCGATGCTCGCGGGCCGCGACGACACCGACGCCGGCCTCGAGGTCGAGTCCCAGGCGTTCGGCCACCTCATGAACACCGACGACCTGATGGAGGGCGTCACGGCGTTCATGGGCGACGGTGAGCCGGACTTCCAAGGAAAGTGAGCGAAGCGAACGCCGCCGGACGTCCGGCGAACGTCGTCAGAGCTTGCTCTGACGGAAGCGAGCCGGAGTTCGAAGGGAAGTAACCGCACTACATCGGGTCGAACACTTGCCTATCTTTTTCGCGGCTTGAGAGTGGGGCGTCGAGTAGTTTCCAGAGACCCCTCCGGAGATTTATAATCGGTGTGGTCGGAAGTGACTGTCCGTGAAGCGATACCGCAACGGCTGGTGGCTCGAAGTCAAGTACTGGGACGAGGGACTCACCCAGCGCGAGATCGCCGAGGAGTGCGGTGTCTCACCGCGGCTGATACGGAAGTACATGAACCGATTCGACATTCCGACGCGAGAGATGCGCGGTGAGAACCATCCGATGCACGGCCGAGAGCGAACGGAGGAGGAGAAGCGGAAGATCTCGGAATCGCTCGATGGTCGGTCGCTTTCAGACGAGACTCGTCGGAAGATATCGGAGGCACAACGAGGCCGTGAACTACCCGAGAACGTCCGGGAGAAGATCGCCGAGTCGCTCGAGGGACTTAATCGGTCGGAGGCCACTCGTCGCAAGATGAGCGAATCGACCGCCGGGGAGACGAATCCGAACTGGCGTGGAGGGTACAGCGATCGGTACGGTCCCGGCTGGTCGGTCGCACGCGAGAACATTCTGAAACGAGATGAAGTGTGCCAACACTGTGGTCGCGATGGAACGAATCATCAACTCGACGTCCATCACATCATCCCGGTCAGAGTGTTTCGACAGGCCGACCATCTCTCTCTCGGGGACGCACACGACGAGCGAAATCTCGTCCTTCTGTGTAGCCGCTGCCACGGACGAGCAGATCACGGGCAAATCGAGTTCGATGCTCCGGTGGAGTTGCTCTTCGAGCCGAAACGAAAGGGAAGTTCCGAG containing:
- a CDS encoding NUMOD3 domain-containing DNA-binding protein; this encodes MKRYRNGWWLEVKYWDEGLTQREIAEECGVSPRLIRKYMNRFDIPTREMRGENHPMHGRERTEEEKRKISESLDGRSLSDETRRKISEAQRGRELPENVREKIAESLEGLNRSEATRRKMSESTAGETNPNWRGGYSDRYGPGWSVARENILKRDEVCQHCGRDGTNHQLDVHHIIPVRVFRQADHLSLGDAHDERNLVLLCSRCHGRADHGQIEFDAPVELLFEPKRKGSSESGSTNSHPGGRAI
- a CDS encoding 3-hydroxyacyl-CoA dehydrogenase/enoyl-CoA hydratase family protein; translation: MEVEDINTVAVLGAGNMGHGIAEVAALAGYEVVLRDIKEEFVQNGYDQIEWSLGKLAEKDQLTDEEADAALDRVTPVVDFEEAVSDADFVIEAVPEKMDIKKDVYGELEEYAPDEAVFATNTSSLSITELSEVTERPERFCGMHFFNPPVRMQLVEVISGAHTDDEVLDLTEDLAESMGKTPVRVRKDSPGFIVNRVLVPLMNEAAWMVESGDYTIEEVDSATKFDMGLPMGSFELADQVGIDVGYHVLEYMHEVLGDAYEPCPLLAEKVEAEKLGKKSGEGFYDYENGGADIPTDAGSEDAVRRLQAVMANEVAKLVENDVSDPDAIDEAVMLGAGFPDGPAKLADETGLAALVDALDDLREETGAERYEVADYLREAAEEGGFYGGDEEGEEGAYDYDAIRVEKPGEMVGKVVLDRPHRMNTVSEELLDELGDAVDALTEDDEVRALLVVGEGDKAFSAGADVQSMAAGGGDPLASVELSKKGQDTFGKLEACPMPVVAGIDGYCLGGGMEMATCADMRIATDRSEFGQPEHNLGLLPGWGGTQRLKHVVGEGRAKEIIFTADRFEADTMAEYDFVNEVVSPDEFEDRAFELAADLAAGPPIAQKFTKRAMLAGRDDTDAGLEVESQAFGHLMNTDDLMEGVTAFMGDGEPDFQGK
- a CDS encoding acyl-CoA dehydrogenase family protein, producing MDFGLSDEQKQIREEVRRFAENEIEPVAQEYDVEEEYPHEVMDKAAEMGMLGSIIPMEYGGAGYNNLESAIITEELFSVDPGIGLCVTSASFGAHAIMEFGTDDQKERFLSPVAAGDAIMGAAISEPDTGSDVSSVSTRAEKDGDEWVINGNKMWITNGSIGDYFVVLCQTDPDADGRYNGFSQIVVESDRDGFEADKITGKLGIRASDTAELILDDVRVPEDNLIGTQGMGFLQQMQFFDETRTAVAAQGVGIAKGACEAALSYAEEREQFGRPIGDFQAIQHKLADMHTRTEAARNLTYKAAWSVDQGEDITKLASMAKEFASRVAVDVADEAVQIHGGAGYVNDFPVERFYRDAKITQIYEGTTEIQKNIIARELMGKGF